The Streptococcus sp. VT 162 genome has a window encoding:
- a CDS encoding ABC transporter ATP-binding protein: protein MLRTFVAKKHLTLYFFSIAITWLEAIITPALIQSIVASFTNQELELLWKVLILGILGNLILLLGLAGKRYYYARLITDFRYGIKSAIFKRFLSGYDIDEKDILSDLENDVNQLEKSYIEPTVIIISSLGFTTVSILYALWTNFYLGLIFILFYSVPVLCSAIGSKRLDSLSEKRSTINQSYLSSLTNFIGGSQQIRHYQGQDFFFARYQNQLQTSLDAEIRYEKQRTLNSLFINSIDAFCSVAPIVIGGFMTYYGYLNAASFVAIYLVSHNIGYQFQELAYFTNTRKATQYLCEKYQVLFTNSSPISTSTFQNIYPVQLENISLEKEGQVLLSPLSMHIKKGEKIAIIGESGSGKTTLLNIIHGELAATSGRIAFAGQSLSRQEITSVSSYILQDSHYFDTLSLEDNILLGMTKKQERLNHILKTTGLEHLKNRTLSNDSLSGGEKQRLEIARALYHDSQLILADEIKANLDLENSKKISDLLFSLPQTVIEVIHHYTDEDLKRYDQVIHLSKEK, encoded by the coding sequence ATGCTTAGAACGTTTGTTGCAAAGAAACACTTAACACTTTACTTCTTTTCGATTGCAATCACATGGCTGGAAGCGATTATTACGCCAGCGCTCATTCAGAGTATCGTTGCTAGTTTTACCAATCAAGAACTGGAACTTCTTTGGAAAGTGTTGATTCTGGGAATCCTTGGAAACCTCATCCTCTTACTGGGGCTAGCTGGAAAACGCTATTACTACGCTCGTTTGATTACTGATTTCAGATATGGAATTAAAAGCGCTATTTTCAAGCGATTCCTCAGCGGTTATGATATTGATGAAAAGGATATTTTGTCTGATTTAGAAAACGACGTCAACCAGTTAGAAAAGAGCTATATTGAGCCAACCGTTATCATTATTTCTTCTCTTGGTTTCACAACCGTCTCCATTCTATATGCCCTGTGGACTAATTTTTACCTAGGCTTGATTTTTATTCTCTTCTACTCCGTCCCTGTCCTCTGTAGCGCCATCGGATCTAAGCGTTTAGATTCACTTTCTGAAAAGCGGTCCACTATTAACCAGAGCTACTTATCAAGCTTGACAAATTTTATTGGCGGTAGCCAACAGATTCGTCATTATCAGGGACAGGACTTCTTTTTTGCTCGCTATCAAAATCAGTTACAGACTAGTTTGGATGCGGAAATACGATATGAGAAACAACGTACCCTAAACAGTCTCTTTATCAATAGCATCGATGCCTTTTGCTCCGTTGCCCCTATTGTCATTGGCGGTTTTATGACCTATTATGGTTATTTAAACGCAGCTAGTTTTGTAGCCATTTATCTCGTTTCTCATAATATTGGCTATCAATTCCAAGAATTAGCCTACTTTACTAACACCCGAAAAGCAACTCAATACCTCTGTGAAAAGTACCAAGTACTTTTCACAAATTCTAGTCCTATTTCTACTAGCACCTTCCAAAACATTTATCCCGTCCAACTAGAGAATATCTCTCTAGAAAAAGAGGGACAGGTCCTTTTATCCCCTCTTTCCATGCACATCAAGAAAGGAGAAAAGATTGCCATTATCGGTGAAAGTGGCTCTGGAAAAACGACTTTACTCAATATCATTCATGGAGAGTTGGCTGCGACCAGTGGACGGATTGCATTTGCTGGCCAAAGCCTATCACGCCAAGAAATCACGAGCGTTAGCTCCTATATCCTCCAAGATAGCCATTACTTTGACACGCTGTCTCTGGAAGACAATATCCTTCTAGGAATGACTAAAAAGCAAGAAAGGTTGAATCATATCCTCAAGACAACTGGTTTAGAACATTTGAAAAATCGAACTCTTAGCAACGATAGCCTGTCTGGTGGCGAGAAACAACGACTCGAAATCGCTCGCGCGCTCTATCACGACAGCCAACTCATCTTGGCTGATGAGATTAAGGCCAATCTTGACTTAGAGAATAGCAAAAAGATTAGCGACCTCCTCTTCTCGCTACCTCAGACAGTCATTGAAGTCATTCACCATTATACAGACGAGGACTTAAAACGCTACGACCAAGTCATTCATTTAAGCAAAGAAAAGTAA